A portion of the Lolium rigidum isolate FL_2022 chromosome 1, APGP_CSIRO_Lrig_0.1, whole genome shotgun sequence genome contains these proteins:
- the LOC124683144 gene encoding GDSL esterase/lipase At5g45910-like, with amino-acid sequence MGHRGLLLPLLLAALCFSGAAAAAAKRGSKKSYAAIFSFGDSLMCQFAAEHFGLPLPPASQAHGTDFSKGANFAITGATALDYAFFKAHGIDQRIWNTGSIITQIGWLQKMKPSLCKSEKECRDFFSKSLFVVGEFGGNDYNAPLFSGVAFSDVKTYVPLVTKAIANGVEILIELGATDLLVPGILPIGCFPLYLTLYNSSKKSDYNARTGCLRRYNRLAFHHNRDLKQQLDALQKKYPKTKIMYGDYFKAAMQFVVSPKNFGFSTALQACCGASGEGSYNFNMKKKCGEAGASVCSNPASYVSWDGIHMTEAAYRMVANGWLNGPYASPPIMK; translated from the exons ATGGGGCATCGGGGCTTGCTTCTCCCCCTGCTCCTCGCCGCGCTGTGcttctccggcgccgccgccgccgccgccaagcgcgGCAGCAAGAAGTCGTACGCCGCCATCTTCAGCTTCGGCGACTC ATTGATGTGCCAATTTGCAGCGGAGCATTTCGGGCTGCCCCTGCCGCCGGCGTCGCAGGCCCACGGCACGGACTTCAGCAAGGGCGCCAACTTCGCCATCACCGGCGCCACCGCGCTGGACTACGCCTTCTTCAAGGCGCACGGCATCGACCAGCGCATCTGGAACACCGGCTCCATCATCACCCAGATCGGCTGGCTCCAGAAGATGAAGCCCTCGCTATGCAAATCGGAGAAAG AGTGCAGGGATTTCTTCAGCAAGTCCCTGTTTGTGGTCGGAGAGTTTGGGGGCAATGACTACAacgccccgttgttctccggcgtCGCCTTCTCCGATGTGAAGACCTACGTGCCCCTGGTCACCAAAGCCATTGCCAACGGTGTCGAG ATATTGATCGAGCTTGGGGCAACAGACCTATTGGTACCTGGAATTCTCCCGATTGGATGCTTCCCTCTATACCTCACACTGTACAACAGCAGCAAGAAATCGGACTACAATGCGCGCACTGGGTGCCTCCGGAGATACAACCGTCTGGCCTTCCATCACAACAGGGATCTCAAGCAGCAGCTTGATGCGCTCCAGAAGAAGTACCCAAAGACAAAAATCATGTACGGTGATTACTTCAAAGCCGCAATGCAGTTTGTCGTCAGCCctaaaaattttg GTTTCAGCACGGCTTTGCAAGCATGCTGTGGCGCTTCAGGGGAAGGCAGCTACAACTTCAACATGAAGAAGAAGTGCGGCGAGGCTGGCGCTAGCGTGTGCTCTAACCCAGCGTCGTACGTGAGCTGGGACGGCATCCACATGACCGAAGCAGCCTACCGCATGGTCGCCAACGGTTGGCTGAACGGCCCCTACGCTTCTCCCCCAATCATGAAGTGA